From Xyrauchen texanus isolate HMW12.3.18 chromosome 9, RBS_HiC_50CHRs, whole genome shotgun sequence, the proteins below share one genomic window:
- the cbln13 gene encoding cerebellin 13 — protein sequence MKTMLALKMVLLLCVGASLAHELITPEILKSIEERLRITEATLNELKRENEALRMSAQASEFKLESLQEVNKAKKVAFSAGLLSTGSQQFGPFSTQENLVYKKIFINTGNAYDSNTGIFTAPVNGAYFFRFYVHSHPDKQMAVSLFKNSERQCSVFSLKPLTNSNASNGVILTLEKGDRVYTQLWADSWVYDDENSFTSFSGFLLFTF from the exons ATGAAGACAATGTTGGCTCTAAAGATGGTTTTATTGCTCTGTGTTGGTGCCTCGCTGGCACATGAGTTGATTACGCCAGAAATACTAAAGAGCATCGAGGAAAGACTGCGAATCACAGAGGCAACTCTGAATGAACTGAAGAGAGAGAATGAAG CTTTAAGGATGTCTGCACAAGCCTCAGAGTTTAAGCTTGAATCTCTTCAGGAAGTGAATAAAG CCAAAAAGGTTGCGTTTTCAGCTGGACTTTTGTCAACTGGATCACAACAATTTGGACCCTTCAGTACACAGGAAAATCTGGTCtacaaaaaaatcttcattaacACTGGAAATGCATATGACTCAAACACTG GTATTTTCACAGCACCAGTGAATGGAGCTTATTTCTTCAGATTTTATGTTCATTCTCACCCTGATAAACAAATGGCAGTCAGTCTCTTTAAGAATTCTGAAAGGCAGTGCTCTGTTTTTTCATTAAAGCCTCTGACCAACAGTAATGCCAGCAATGGTGTTATTCTTACACTGGAGAAGGGTGATCGAGTGTACACACAGCTGTGGGCGGACAGCTGGGTGTATGATGACGAAAACAGCTTCACCAGTTTTAGTGGTTTTCTGCTTTTCACCTTTTAA
- the LOC127649038 gene encoding E3 ubiquitin-protein ligase znrf1-like has translation MGTRSSRLHEEAVPTPFDKDDIKRESCRRIRSTRPTSLMVEFSGSFDHDSEAKEEGSDSDTGQQASSDVSPADRHMSPSLSSQASPTGENGGDEKREEDGSPGGPVNEEEMGRVPQRTFSERLPAGRHSSGSGVTARSARVRGTQSRPVSEAWIGLYRVNNRHGAIRCPFCTKPFPGGRIEDHLLSCLTSPPLPYNTDVLAKDSGECSICLEDLLQGETIARLACLCVYHKSCIDTWSKVKPCCPEHPFD, from the exons ATGGGGACGAGATCGAGCCGTTTACACGAGGAGGCTGTTCCCACACCTTTCGATAAAGATGACATCAAGAGAGAGTCCTGTCGACGAATCCGAAGTACCAGGCCCACCAGCCTAATGGTGGAGTTCTCTGGTAGCTTCGATCATGATTCAGAGGCAAAAGAGGAGGGCAGCGACTCGGATACCGGGCAGCAAGCGAGCAGCGATGTTAGTCCCGCGGACCGCCATATGTCGCCGTCTCTGAGCAGCCAAGCCTCGCCGACGGGCGAGAATGGAGGCGATGAGAAACGTGAGGAGGACGGTAGTCCGGGAGGGCCTGTCAACGAGGAGGAAATGGGCCGTGTACCGCAGCGCACTTTCTCGGAGCGTTTACCCGCTGGACGCCATTCTTCCGGGAGCGGCGTCACTGCGAGGTCCGCACGGGTGAGAGGGACTCAATCTCGACCGGTGTCCGAGGCGTGGATCGGCCTCTACAGAGTCAATAACCGCCATGGTG CTATTCGTTGCCCCTTCTGCACCAAGCCGTTCCCTGGTGGGAGGATTGAGGACCACCTTTTAAGCTGTCTCACATCTCCACCTCTCCCATATAATA CGGATGTGCTTGCTAAGGACAGTGGAGAGTGCTCTATCTGTCTTGAAGACCTGCTGCAGGGCGAGACCATCGCCCGACTGGCCTGCCTGTGCGTCTACCATAAGAG CTGCATTGACACTTGGAGCAAAGTGAAGCCGTGCTGCCCTGAGCATCCCTTTGATTGA
- the LOC127648714 gene encoding poly [ADP-ribose] polymerase 2-like isoform X5 — MRCARSYRGKSEAESGSEASVVKTVWQWKGDDGEWEPYSPAVCVQLDTAKQAGEKSVSLADRPGYEVDLVKMTQINSVTKYKRKIRLQNVKSEDQNEGDSLNGNNGGTGVVQVKEEEEEQPASKKRCNEESQKARKAKPIAKEESEAEIVKTVVMKGKAPVDPECKAKIGKAHVYSEGTDVYDVLLNQTNLQFNNNKYYLIQLLQDDNAKAYSVWMRWGRVGKVGQNSLVSCGENLSQAKDTFMKKFFDKTKNEWEHRANFEKVAGKYDMVFVDYSIEDKEDKAKVSSLPHKKPCQLNSKVQSLLELICDLKAMEECVLEMKFDTKKAPLGKLTAEQIQAGYASLKRIEECLKRKGCSKELLDACNQFYTRIPHDFGLRTPPVIRSEEEIKEKIALLETLSDIQIAVKMVQSSDQSDEHPLDRQYRSLKCGLQPLDSDSNEYKIIEKYLQSTHAPTHTDYTMTILDIFAVEREGEKDNFNSQLDNRMLLWHGSRLSNWVGILNQGLRVAPPEAPLTGYMFGKGIYFADMSSKSANYCFANQKNNQGLLLLSEVALGDSNELLDADYNAAKLPSGKQSTKGLGQTAPDPNNNVKLDGVTVPMGPCVKTGVGQKGGYSLLYNEYIVYKPTQTHMRYLLRVQFNFPSLW, encoded by the exons ATGCGATGTGCGAGGAGTTACCGAGGCAAGTCTGAGGCAGAATCAGGCAGCGAAGCGTCTGTGGTGAAGACAG tttggcagtgGAAGGGGGACGATGGTGAGTGGGAACCCTACTCGCCAGCAGTCTGTGTCCAGTTGGATACAGCAAAGCAGGCTGGTGAAAAGTCAGTGTCACTGGCTGATAGACCTGGTTATGAAGTGGATCTTGTGAAAATGACACAGATTAACAGTGTGACCAAGTATAAACGGAAAATACGCCTTCAGAATGTTAAGTCAG AAGATCAGAATGAAGGGGATTCTTTGAATGGTAATAATGGAGGCACCGGTGTGGTTCAggttaaagaagaagaagaggagcagCCGGCCTCCAAGAAGAGGTGTAATGAAGAGAGTCAGAAGGCGAGAAAAGCCAAACCCATTGCCAAAGAGGAAAGTGAAG cagAGATTGTGAAGACGGTGGTGATGAAGGGGAAGGCCCCAGTTGACCCAGAATGCAAGGCTAAAATAGGaaaa GCCCACGTCTACAGTGAGGGGACTGATGTATATGATGTTCTGCTTAATCAG ACTAATCTTCAGTTCAACAACAATAAATATTACCTGATCCAGCTCCTTCAAGATGACAATGCAAAGGCCTACAGTGTGTGGATGAGGTGGGGGAGAG TGGGTAAAGTTGGACAGAACAGCTTGGTTAGTTGTGGGGAGAATCTATCGCAGGCCAAAGACACTTTCATGAAAAA GTTCTTTGACAAAACCAAGAATGAGTGGGAACATCGAGCAAATTTTGAGAAAGTTGCAGGAAAATATGACATggtgtttgtagactacagcatTGAGGACAAG GAAGACAAGGCCAAGGTATCCTCTCTTCCCCACAAAAAGCCCTGCCAACTGAACAGCAAAGTTCAGTCTCTCTTAGAGCTTATATGTGACCTGAAAGCCATGGAAGAGTGTGTGCTGGAGATGAAGTTTGATACCAAAAAAGCTCCACTAG GAAAACTAACAGCAGAGCAAATTCAAGCCGGTTATGCCTCTCTGAAGAGAATTGAGGAGTGTTTGAAGAGGAAAGGCTGTAGTAAGGAACTCCTGGATGCATGCAACCAGTTCTACACTCGGATCCCCCATGACTTTGG gTTGCGGACACCCCCTGTCATACGATCAGAGGAGGAGATAAAGGAAAAGATTGCTTTGCTTGAG ACTCTGAGTGACATTCAGATTGCAGTGAAAATGGTTCAGTCTAGTGATCAGAGCGACGAGCATCCTTTGGACAGACAGTATCGCTCTCTAAAGTGTGGACTGCAGCCACTGGATTCTGACAGCAATGAATACAAG ATCATAGAGAAGTATCTTCAGTCTACTCATGCACCCACCCACACTGACTACACAATGACCATCCTGGACATCTTCGCTGTGGAGAGAGAGGGCGAGAAGGACAACTTCAATTCTCAGCTGGACAACCG GATGCTCTTGTGGCATGGCTCTCGTCTGTCTAACTGGGTGGGGATCTTGAATCAGGGGCTGCGAGTGGCCCCTCCAGAGGCTCCTTTAACTGGATACATG TTTGGTAAGGGGATCTACTTTGCGGACATGTCCTCAAAAAGTGCCAATTATTGCTTTGCTAATCAGAAGAACAACCAGGGACTCCTGCTACTGAGTGAG GTTGCCCTTGGGGACAGTAATGAACTCTTGGATGCAGATTACAATGCTGCCAAACTACCCTCTGGGAAACAAAGCACTAAAGGCCTAGGACAAACTGCTCCTGACCCAAACAACAATGTTAAATT GGATGGTGTAACAGTACCCATGGGGCCATGTGTAAAGACTGGGGTGGGACAGAAAGGTGGCTACTCCCTCCTTTATAATGAGTACATTGTTTATAAGCCTACCCAGACACACATGAGATACCTCCTCAGAGTTCAGTTTAACTTTCCATCACTGTGGTGA
- the LOC127648714 gene encoding poly [ADP-ribose] polymerase 2-like isoform X4 yields MFFEWVESGPALEERRMRCARSYRGKSEAESGSEASVVKTVWQWKGDDGEWEPYSPAVCVQLDTAKQAGEKSVSLADRPGYEVDLVKMTQINSVTKYKRKIRLQNVKSEDQNEGDSLNGNNGGTGVVQVKEEEEEQPASKKRCNEESQKARKAKPIAKEESEAEIVKTVVMKGKAPVDPECKAKIGKAHVYSEGTDVYDVLLNQTNLQFNNNKYYLIQLLQDDNAKAYSVWMRWGRVGKVGQNSLVSCGENLSQAKDTFMKKFFDKTKNEWEHRANFEKVAGKYDMVFVDYSIEDKEDKAKVSSLPHKKPCQLNSKVQSLLELICDLKAMEECVLEMKFDTKKAPLGKLTAEQIQAGYASLKRIEECLKRKGCSKELLDACNQFYTRIPHDFGLRTPPVIRSEEEIKEKIALLETLSDIQIAVKMVQSSDQSDEHPLDRQYRSLKCGLQPLDSDSNEYKIIEKYLQSTHAPTHTDYTMTILDIFAVEREGEKDNFNSQLDNRMLLWHGSRLSNWVGILNQGLRVAPPEAPLTGYMFGKGIYFADMSSKSANYCFANQKNNQGLLLLSEVALGDSNELLDADYNAAKLPSGKQSTKGLGQTAPDPNNNVKLDGVTVPMGPCVKTGVGQKGGYSLLYNEYIVYKPTQTHMRYLLRVQFNFPSLW; encoded by the exons gATGCGATGTGCGAGGAGTTACCGAGGCAAGTCTGAGGCAGAATCAGGCAGCGAAGCGTCTGTGGTGAAGACAG tttggcagtgGAAGGGGGACGATGGTGAGTGGGAACCCTACTCGCCAGCAGTCTGTGTCCAGTTGGATACAGCAAAGCAGGCTGGTGAAAAGTCAGTGTCACTGGCTGATAGACCTGGTTATGAAGTGGATCTTGTGAAAATGACACAGATTAACAGTGTGACCAAGTATAAACGGAAAATACGCCTTCAGAATGTTAAGTCAG AAGATCAGAATGAAGGGGATTCTTTGAATGGTAATAATGGAGGCACCGGTGTGGTTCAggttaaagaagaagaagaggagcagCCGGCCTCCAAGAAGAGGTGTAATGAAGAGAGTCAGAAGGCGAGAAAAGCCAAACCCATTGCCAAAGAGGAAAGTGAAG cagAGATTGTGAAGACGGTGGTGATGAAGGGGAAGGCCCCAGTTGACCCAGAATGCAAGGCTAAAATAGGaaaa GCCCACGTCTACAGTGAGGGGACTGATGTATATGATGTTCTGCTTAATCAG ACTAATCTTCAGTTCAACAACAATAAATATTACCTGATCCAGCTCCTTCAAGATGACAATGCAAAGGCCTACAGTGTGTGGATGAGGTGGGGGAGAG TGGGTAAAGTTGGACAGAACAGCTTGGTTAGTTGTGGGGAGAATCTATCGCAGGCCAAAGACACTTTCATGAAAAA GTTCTTTGACAAAACCAAGAATGAGTGGGAACATCGAGCAAATTTTGAGAAAGTTGCAGGAAAATATGACATggtgtttgtagactacagcatTGAGGACAAG GAAGACAAGGCCAAGGTATCCTCTCTTCCCCACAAAAAGCCCTGCCAACTGAACAGCAAAGTTCAGTCTCTCTTAGAGCTTATATGTGACCTGAAAGCCATGGAAGAGTGTGTGCTGGAGATGAAGTTTGATACCAAAAAAGCTCCACTAG GAAAACTAACAGCAGAGCAAATTCAAGCCGGTTATGCCTCTCTGAAGAGAATTGAGGAGTGTTTGAAGAGGAAAGGCTGTAGTAAGGAACTCCTGGATGCATGCAACCAGTTCTACACTCGGATCCCCCATGACTTTGG gTTGCGGACACCCCCTGTCATACGATCAGAGGAGGAGATAAAGGAAAAGATTGCTTTGCTTGAG ACTCTGAGTGACATTCAGATTGCAGTGAAAATGGTTCAGTCTAGTGATCAGAGCGACGAGCATCCTTTGGACAGACAGTATCGCTCTCTAAAGTGTGGACTGCAGCCACTGGATTCTGACAGCAATGAATACAAG ATCATAGAGAAGTATCTTCAGTCTACTCATGCACCCACCCACACTGACTACACAATGACCATCCTGGACATCTTCGCTGTGGAGAGAGAGGGCGAGAAGGACAACTTCAATTCTCAGCTGGACAACCG GATGCTCTTGTGGCATGGCTCTCGTCTGTCTAACTGGGTGGGGATCTTGAATCAGGGGCTGCGAGTGGCCCCTCCAGAGGCTCCTTTAACTGGATACATG TTTGGTAAGGGGATCTACTTTGCGGACATGTCCTCAAAAAGTGCCAATTATTGCTTTGCTAATCAGAAGAACAACCAGGGACTCCTGCTACTGAGTGAG GTTGCCCTTGGGGACAGTAATGAACTCTTGGATGCAGATTACAATGCTGCCAAACTACCCTCTGGGAAACAAAGCACTAAAGGCCTAGGACAAACTGCTCCTGACCCAAACAACAATGTTAAATT GGATGGTGTAACAGTACCCATGGGGCCATGTGTAAAGACTGGGGTGGGACAGAAAGGTGGCTACTCCCTCCTTTATAATGAGTACATTGTTTATAAGCCTACCCAGACACACATGAGATACCTCCTCAGAGTTCAGTTTAACTTTCCATCACTGTGGTGA
- the LOC127648714 gene encoding poly [ADP-ribose] polymerase 2-like isoform X3 → MADKKPSQKRKSIFEREIANKTAERERSKTRVILGDAFKRWRQLKDQEGLPTDAAVAFFLLDRMRCARSYRGKSEAESGSEASVVKTVWQWKGDDGEWEPYSPAVCVQLDTAKQAGEKSVSLADRPGYEVDLVKMTQINSVTKYKRKIRLQNVKSEDQNEGDSLNGNNGGTGVVQVKEEEEEQPASKKRCNEESQKARKAKPIAKEESEAEIVKTVVMKGKAPVDPECKAKIGKAHVYSEGTDVYDVLLNQTNLQFNNNKYYLIQLLQDDNAKAYSVWMRWGRVGKVGQNSLVSCGENLSQAKDTFMKKFFDKTKNEWEHRANFEKVAGKYDMVFVDYSIEDKEDKAKVSSLPHKKPCQLNSKVQSLLELICDLKAMEECVLEMKFDTKKAPLGKLTAEQIQAGYASLKRIEECLKRKGCSKELLDACNQFYTRIPHDFGLRTPPVIRSEEEIKEKIALLETLSDIQIAVKMVQSSDQSDEHPLDRQYRSLKCGLQPLDSDSNEYKIIEKYLQSTHAPTHTDYTMTILDIFAVEREGEKDNFNSQLDNRMLLWHGSRLSNWVGILNQGLRVAPPEAPLTGYMFGKGIYFADMSSKSANYCFANQKNNQGLLLLSEVALGDSNELLDADYNAAKLPSGKQSTKGLGQTAPDPNNNVKLDGVTVPMGPCVKTGVGQKGGYSLLYNEYIVYKPTQTHMRYLLRVQFNFPSLW, encoded by the exons gATGCGATGTGCGAGGAGTTACCGAGGCAAGTCTGAGGCAGAATCAGGCAGCGAAGCGTCTGTGGTGAAGACAG tttggcagtgGAAGGGGGACGATGGTGAGTGGGAACCCTACTCGCCAGCAGTCTGTGTCCAGTTGGATACAGCAAAGCAGGCTGGTGAAAAGTCAGTGTCACTGGCTGATAGACCTGGTTATGAAGTGGATCTTGTGAAAATGACACAGATTAACAGTGTGACCAAGTATAAACGGAAAATACGCCTTCAGAATGTTAAGTCAG AAGATCAGAATGAAGGGGATTCTTTGAATGGTAATAATGGAGGCACCGGTGTGGTTCAggttaaagaagaagaagaggagcagCCGGCCTCCAAGAAGAGGTGTAATGAAGAGAGTCAGAAGGCGAGAAAAGCCAAACCCATTGCCAAAGAGGAAAGTGAAG cagAGATTGTGAAGACGGTGGTGATGAAGGGGAAGGCCCCAGTTGACCCAGAATGCAAGGCTAAAATAGGaaaa GCCCACGTCTACAGTGAGGGGACTGATGTATATGATGTTCTGCTTAATCAG ACTAATCTTCAGTTCAACAACAATAAATATTACCTGATCCAGCTCCTTCAAGATGACAATGCAAAGGCCTACAGTGTGTGGATGAGGTGGGGGAGAG TGGGTAAAGTTGGACAGAACAGCTTGGTTAGTTGTGGGGAGAATCTATCGCAGGCCAAAGACACTTTCATGAAAAA GTTCTTTGACAAAACCAAGAATGAGTGGGAACATCGAGCAAATTTTGAGAAAGTTGCAGGAAAATATGACATggtgtttgtagactacagcatTGAGGACAAG GAAGACAAGGCCAAGGTATCCTCTCTTCCCCACAAAAAGCCCTGCCAACTGAACAGCAAAGTTCAGTCTCTCTTAGAGCTTATATGTGACCTGAAAGCCATGGAAGAGTGTGTGCTGGAGATGAAGTTTGATACCAAAAAAGCTCCACTAG GAAAACTAACAGCAGAGCAAATTCAAGCCGGTTATGCCTCTCTGAAGAGAATTGAGGAGTGTTTGAAGAGGAAAGGCTGTAGTAAGGAACTCCTGGATGCATGCAACCAGTTCTACACTCGGATCCCCCATGACTTTGG gTTGCGGACACCCCCTGTCATACGATCAGAGGAGGAGATAAAGGAAAAGATTGCTTTGCTTGAG ACTCTGAGTGACATTCAGATTGCAGTGAAAATGGTTCAGTCTAGTGATCAGAGCGACGAGCATCCTTTGGACAGACAGTATCGCTCTCTAAAGTGTGGACTGCAGCCACTGGATTCTGACAGCAATGAATACAAG ATCATAGAGAAGTATCTTCAGTCTACTCATGCACCCACCCACACTGACTACACAATGACCATCCTGGACATCTTCGCTGTGGAGAGAGAGGGCGAGAAGGACAACTTCAATTCTCAGCTGGACAACCG GATGCTCTTGTGGCATGGCTCTCGTCTGTCTAACTGGGTGGGGATCTTGAATCAGGGGCTGCGAGTGGCCCCTCCAGAGGCTCCTTTAACTGGATACATG TTTGGTAAGGGGATCTACTTTGCGGACATGTCCTCAAAAAGTGCCAATTATTGCTTTGCTAATCAGAAGAACAACCAGGGACTCCTGCTACTGAGTGAG GTTGCCCTTGGGGACAGTAATGAACTCTTGGATGCAGATTACAATGCTGCCAAACTACCCTCTGGGAAACAAAGCACTAAAGGCCTAGGACAAACTGCTCCTGACCCAAACAACAATGTTAAATT GGATGGTGTAACAGTACCCATGGGGCCATGTGTAAAGACTGGGGTGGGACAGAAAGGTGGCTACTCCCTCCTTTATAATGAGTACATTGTTTATAAGCCTACCCAGACACACATGAGATACCTCCTCAGAGTTCAGTTTAACTTTCCATCACTGTGGTGA